A genomic window from Rhizobium sp. EC-SD404 includes:
- a CDS encoding helicase HerA-like C-terminal domain-containing protein has translation MLQNGKLFIGTSRDPGDANKKGEYLDLKFANRHGLITGATGTGKTVTLQILAEAFSEAGVPVFCSDVKGDLAGLAMAGVSKDFLEERAQKIGLAPYEYRATPTVFWDLFGEKGHRVRTTMTEMGPLLLSRMMDASEAQEGVLNIAFKIADEHGLPILDLKDLRSLLTYMSEQSSALSAIYGNISPQSVGAIQRGLLVLEQQGAEQFFGEPALRIEDLMRTTVDGRGIVNVLAADRLMMNPRLYATFLLWLLSELFEELPEVGDPEKPKLVFFFDEAHLLFSEAPRVLLERVEQVVRLIRSKGVGVYFVTQNPLDVPETVLAQLGNRIQHALRAYTPREQKAVKVAAETFRQNPEFDCFEAITQLGTGEALVSTLEAKGAPSMVERTLIRPPSSRLGPIDDAERRAVMAASPVAGLYDRDLDSESANEILTARAAQVAAAEEERRRKEAEAETEVPESRRWTLPGFGDNEADDYDTRGRKTSGRRAAPRSGYQRQTVTETVVKTVARTAANQIGRALVRGILGSLKRGL, from the coding sequence ATGCTGCAGAATGGAAAGCTGTTTATCGGAACCAGCCGTGATCCCGGCGATGCCAACAAGAAGGGCGAGTATCTCGATCTCAAATTCGCCAATCGCCACGGTCTGATCACCGGCGCGACGGGAACGGGCAAGACAGTTACTCTGCAGATTTTGGCGGAAGCGTTTTCCGAAGCGGGCGTTCCCGTATTCTGCTCCGACGTGAAGGGCGATTTGGCCGGCCTCGCCATGGCAGGCGTGAGCAAGGATTTTCTGGAGGAACGCGCGCAGAAGATCGGTCTCGCTCCCTACGAATACCGGGCAACACCGACGGTCTTCTGGGATCTATTCGGCGAGAAGGGGCACCGCGTCCGCACCACCATGACCGAGATGGGTCCGCTGCTGCTGTCGCGTATGATGGACGCGTCGGAAGCGCAGGAAGGGGTGTTGAACATCGCTTTCAAGATCGCCGACGAGCATGGCTTGCCGATCCTGGATCTGAAGGATCTGCGAAGCCTGCTCACCTATATGAGCGAGCAGTCGAGCGCTCTTTCTGCGATTTACGGCAATATCTCGCCGCAGTCGGTGGGCGCGATTCAGCGCGGACTTCTGGTTCTGGAACAGCAGGGGGCCGAGCAGTTCTTCGGAGAACCCGCGCTCAGGATCGAAGATCTGATGCGCACGACCGTAGACGGTCGCGGCATCGTCAATGTGCTCGCAGCCGACCGGCTGATGATGAACCCAAGGCTCTACGCGACATTCCTGCTGTGGCTGCTCTCGGAACTGTTCGAGGAGCTGCCCGAAGTGGGCGATCCGGAAAAGCCGAAGCTCGTCTTCTTCTTCGACGAGGCGCATCTTCTGTTCTCCGAGGCGCCGCGCGTGCTTCTGGAGCGGGTCGAGCAGGTCGTTCGCTTGATCCGCTCAAAGGGCGTCGGCGTCTATTTCGTGACGCAGAACCCGCTCGATGTGCCGGAGACGGTTCTGGCGCAGCTCGGCAACCGCATTCAGCACGCGCTGCGCGCATACACGCCGCGCGAGCAAAAGGCCGTAAAGGTCGCAGCGGAGACGTTCCGACAGAACCCAGAGTTCGATTGTTTCGAGGCGATCACCCAGCTGGGCACCGGCGAAGCGCTGGTCTCCACGCTCGAAGCGAAAGGCGCGCCATCCATGGTGGAGCGCACGCTGATCCGTCCGCCGTCATCACGGCTCGGACCGATCGACGACGCCGAGCGGCGCGCAGTGATGGCCGCTTCGCCGGTCGCGGGGCTCTATGATCGCGATCTGGACAGTGAATCGGCCAATGAAATCCTGACGGCGCGCGCGGCACAGGTGGCGGCGGCGGAAGAAGAGCGGCGGCGCAAGGAGGCCGAAGCCGAGACCGAAGTTCCAGAATCGCGACGCTGGACTTTGCCGGGCTTCGGCGACAACGAAGCCGATGACTACGACACCCGTGGCCGAAAGACATCGGGACGACGGGCTGCGCCGCGATCGGGTTACCAGCGGCAAACAGTGACCGAAACGGTCGTGAAGACGGTGGCGCGGACGGCGGCGAACCAGATCGGCCGCGCTCTGGTGCGCGGAATCCTCGGCAGCCTCAAGCGCGGTCTTTGA
- the msrB gene encoding peptide-methionine (R)-S-oxide reductase MsrB: protein MSDTKTLKVEKSEEQWREQLTPEQFQVTRKHGTERAFTGPNWDQKAPGMYRCICCDKPLFRSETKFESGTGWPSFYEPVEPEAVSEHKDRSWFMTRTEIRCADCDAHLGHVFPDGPRPTGLRYCMNGVAMTFDPDKA from the coding sequence ATGAGCGACACCAAGACATTGAAAGTCGAAAAGTCCGAAGAACAATGGCGGGAGCAGCTGACGCCCGAGCAATTCCAGGTCACGCGCAAGCATGGAACCGAGCGCGCCTTTACGGGTCCGAACTGGGATCAGAAGGCTCCGGGCATGTACCGCTGCATCTGTTGCGACAAGCCGCTGTTCCGGTCGGAGACGAAATTCGAATCGGGTACCGGCTGGCCGAGCTTCTACGAGCCTGTCGAGCCCGAAGCGGTAAGCGAGCACAAGGACCGGTCGTGGTTCATGACGAGAACCGAGATCCGGTGTGCCGACTGCGATGCGCATCTTGGACACGTCTTCCCGGACGGGCCGCGCCCGACGGGCCTGCGCTATTGCATGAATGGCGTGGCGATGACGTTCGATCCCGACAAGGCCTGA
- a CDS encoding branched-chain amino acid aminotransferase, with protein MTVDTRAQSTTWTYVDGDWHEGNPPLIGPRSHAMWLGSTVFDGARWFDGVAPDLDLHCQRVNASASALGMIPTEEAAAIEGLAKDGLKKFDGKTAVYIRPMYWAEHGGYMGVPAQAESTRFALCLYESPMIAPSGFSVGVSPFRRPTIETMPTNAKAGCLYPNNARAILDAQRRGFDNALVLDMLGNVAETGTSNIFMAKDGVVFTPAPNGTFLSGITRARAIKLLRDAGLEVVEKSLRVTDFLDADEVFSTGNHSKVVPVTRVEDREMQAGPIAAKLRSLYLDWARNFPV; from the coding sequence ATGACCGTAGACACGAGAGCACAATCGACCACCTGGACTTATGTTGACGGCGACTGGCACGAGGGCAATCCGCCTCTGATCGGTCCGCGATCACATGCCATGTGGCTCGGATCGACGGTGTTCGACGGTGCGCGCTGGTTCGATGGCGTCGCGCCGGATCTCGATCTGCATTGCCAGCGCGTGAACGCATCGGCGAGTGCGCTGGGCATGATCCCGACCGAAGAGGCAGCCGCCATCGAAGGGCTGGCCAAGGACGGCCTCAAGAAGTTCGATGGCAAGACGGCCGTCTACATCCGGCCGATGTATTGGGCCGAGCATGGCGGCTATATGGGCGTGCCGGCCCAGGCGGAATCGACGCGCTTCGCGCTCTGCCTCTACGAATCGCCGATGATCGCGCCGAGCGGCTTTTCTGTGGGCGTATCGCCCTTCCGCCGCCCAACCATCGAGACGATGCCGACCAATGCGAAGGCTGGCTGCCTCTATCCGAACAATGCGCGTGCGATCCTCGATGCGCAGCGGCGCGGCTTCGATAACGCGCTCGTCCTGGACATGCTCGGCAATGTCGCGGAGACCGGGACATCGAACATCTTCATGGCGAAGGACGGCGTTGTCTTTACGCCGGCGCCCAACGGCACGTTCCTCAGCGGCATCACGCGCGCACGTGCGATCAAGCTGCTGCGCGACGCGGGCTTGGAGGTTGTCGAGAAGAGCCTGCGCGTCACCGACTTTCTCGATGCAGACGAAGTGTTCTCGACCGGCAATCATTCCAAGGTGGTGCCGGTGACCCGGGTCGAGGACCGCGAAATGCAGGCCGGCCCGATCGCGGCGAAGCTTCGCTCGCTTTACCTCGACTGGGCCCGCAACTTTCCGGTCTGA
- a CDS encoding putative monovalent cation/H+ antiporter subunit A translates to MGAEGAGTTLVMMLLPFIAALFAPLLVGRLQQNAAWVLAAAPAAIFIYMLAHLGAVSEGATISGGFAWIPSIGVDFSWYIDGLSLTFALLITGIGTLIVIYSGGYLKGHPQLGRFLSFILLFMGAMLGLVLSDNFLTLFVYWELTSITSFLLIGFDHTREASRRAALQALIVTGGGGLLLLAGLLLVWNVTGIGSMSELLASGDVMRDSPYYLAALILVLGGAFTKSAQFPLHFWLPNAMEAPTPVSAYLHSATMVKAGVYLLMRLNPAFGDTAAWETILPVFGGTTLIVGTLLAVRQTDLKLMLAYTTVSSLGLLVMLTGFGGEHAIEAAVLYLVAHSLFKGCLFMVAGTIDHEAGTRDVTKLGGLRTAMPITFAAALAAAISMAGLPPFFGFLAKEEIYYALWDTNSWALAFTLVAIVGNALMLVIGFAVALKPFIGTPVQTPKHAHEGPMMLWLGPVVLASAGLLAALLSVFFHARISTPMASAVAGEATPVSISLIPSIGMPLLLSIVTVAVGIGAYLAVDRLRAVIASALAAIGWGPDRGFDQFMRGLVRFSFRVTALLQPGRLDFYVKVTFVFIALALLVPMVMFDELPQWPTWPSDARFHELAIIGIGILGLFAVLVAKDRVTAIVSLGIQGFAVALIFMLFGAPDLSFTQFMVETLSVVILALVMTRLRLNASDYRPTGERIVGGAIAIAGGLAFTLYLLKVTQGTLDMRLTEFFNEFSRPVAHGANIVNVILVDFRGTDTLGEIAVVTIAGLAILALLRVRTRRRPRPVNTPIAPRTAEGEA, encoded by the coding sequence ATGGGTGCCGAAGGGGCAGGCACAACGCTGGTGATGATGCTGCTGCCGTTCATCGCAGCGCTTTTCGCACCTTTGCTGGTGGGTCGACTGCAGCAGAATGCCGCCTGGGTTTTGGCAGCCGCACCTGCCGCGATTTTCATCTACATGCTGGCGCATCTCGGAGCTGTGAGCGAAGGCGCGACGATCTCTGGCGGTTTTGCCTGGATTCCAAGCATTGGCGTCGATTTTTCCTGGTACATCGATGGATTGTCGCTCACCTTCGCGCTGCTGATCACCGGCATCGGCACGCTGATCGTCATTTATTCGGGCGGCTATCTGAAGGGTCATCCGCAGCTCGGACGCTTCCTGTCGTTTATTCTCCTCTTCATGGGAGCGATGCTGGGCCTTGTCCTGTCGGACAACTTCCTCACGCTGTTTGTGTATTGGGAGCTGACGTCGATCACGTCCTTCCTGCTGATCGGCTTCGATCACACCCGTGAAGCTTCACGCCGCGCTGCTCTGCAGGCGCTGATCGTGACCGGCGGAGGCGGGCTCCTGCTTTTGGCCGGCTTGCTTCTCGTCTGGAACGTCACCGGCATCGGATCCATGTCGGAACTGCTCGCTTCCGGCGACGTCATGCGGGACAGCCCGTACTATCTGGCGGCGCTGATTCTCGTGCTTGGTGGCGCATTTACGAAATCGGCGCAATTTCCGCTGCATTTCTGGCTGCCGAACGCCATGGAGGCGCCGACGCCCGTTTCGGCCTATCTGCATTCGGCAACGATGGTGAAGGCCGGCGTATACCTGCTGATGCGGCTCAATCCCGCATTCGGTGACACGGCAGCGTGGGAAACGATCCTGCCCGTCTTCGGTGGCACGACACTGATCGTCGGCACGCTGCTGGCCGTGCGGCAGACCGATCTGAAGCTGATGCTCGCCTACACGACGGTGTCCTCATTGGGTTTGCTGGTGATGCTGACCGGCTTCGGCGGCGAGCACGCGATCGAGGCGGCCGTGCTCTATCTCGTGGCGCACTCGCTGTTCAAAGGCTGCCTGTTCATGGTGGCCGGCACGATCGACCACGAGGCGGGCACACGCGACGTCACGAAGCTTGGTGGCCTGCGCACCGCAATGCCCATCACCTTTGCAGCCGCGCTCGCGGCAGCGATTTCGATGGCTGGCTTGCCGCCATTTTTCGGATTTCTGGCCAAGGAAGAAATCTATTACGCGCTTTGGGACACGAACTCCTGGGCACTGGCTTTCACGCTGGTCGCGATCGTCGGCAATGCGCTGATGCTGGTCATCGGCTTTGCCGTTGCCTTGAAGCCGTTTATCGGCACGCCGGTGCAGACGCCCAAGCACGCGCATGAAGGGCCGATGATGTTGTGGCTCGGTCCGGTGGTGCTTGCCTCGGCCGGTCTTCTGGCTGCGCTCTTGTCGGTCTTCTTCCACGCCCGTATCTCGACGCCGATGGCCTCCGCCGTTGCCGGGGAGGCGACGCCGGTTTCTATTTCCCTGATCCCTTCGATCGGCATGCCGCTTCTGTTGTCGATCGTCACCGTCGCGGTGGGGATCGGCGCCTATCTCGCGGTCGACAGGCTGCGGGCCGTCATAGCCAGCGCTCTCGCGGCCATCGGGTGGGGACCGGACCGTGGCTTCGACCAATTCATGCGCGGCCTCGTCCGCTTCTCGTTTCGCGTGACGGCGCTTCTGCAGCCCGGACGGCTCGACTTCTACGTGAAGGTGACGTTCGTCTTCATCGCGCTCGCACTTCTCGTGCCGATGGTGATGTTCGACGAGTTGCCGCAATGGCCGACCTGGCCGAGCGACGCGCGCTTCCACGAACTGGCCATCATCGGTATCGGCATTCTCGGTCTTTTCGCTGTGTTGGTCGCCAAGGACCGGGTGACGGCGATCGTCTCCCTCGGGATCCAGGGATTTGCGGTTGCGCTGATCTTCATGCTTTTCGGCGCCCCGGATCTCTCCTTCACCCAGTTCATGGTCGAGACCTTGTCGGTCGTGATTCTGGCCCTGGTGATGACGCGGCTCCGGCTGAATGCCTCCGACTACCGCCCGACCGGCGAACGCATCGTCGGCGGTGCGATCGCGATCGCGGGCGGACTGGCTTTTACGCTGTATCTGCTGAAGGTCACGCAGGGCACGCTCGATATGCGGCTGACGGAGTTCTTCAACGAATTCTCGCGCCCGGTCGCACACGGCGCCAACATCGTGAACGTGATTCTGGTCGACTTCCGCGGCACGGATACGCTGGGCGAAATCGCGGTGGTGACGATCGCGGGTCTTGCCATCCTGGCGCTGCTGCGCGTGCGCACGCGCCGCCGGCCGCGGCCGGTGAACACGCCGATCGCACCCCGCACGGCCGAAGGCGAGGCGTGA
- a CDS encoding cytochrome c, translated as MKSRLAIAAALLSISAALIHPALSQDGVPQEVRQDLMDEVGDATGVMGNMVRGRTDYDPAAVAAALQTISENTALFVDYFPEGSEPGYETEALPAIWENKADFERLAEEMSTKAAELAAAVPADLASFQPAFQDFTRGCGACHEDYRQSDD; from the coding sequence ATGAAGTCCAGATTAGCCATCGCAGCAGCACTGCTTTCCATTTCGGCGGCCCTGATCCATCCCGCACTGTCGCAGGACGGCGTGCCACAGGAAGTTCGTCAGGACCTGATGGATGAAGTCGGCGACGCGACGGGCGTGATGGGCAACATGGTTCGAGGCCGGACAGACTATGATCCGGCAGCCGTTGCAGCGGCGCTGCAGACGATTTCGGAGAACACGGCGCTCTTCGTCGACTACTTCCCCGAAGGTTCGGAGCCGGGCTACGAAACCGAGGCGCTTCCGGCCATCTGGGAGAACAAGGCCGATTTCGAGCGGCTCGCCGAAGAGATGTCGACCAAGGCCGCAGAACTTGCCGCCGCGGTTCCGGCTGACCTTGCCTCGTTCCAGCCAGCCTTCCAGGACTTTACGCGCGGGTGCGGCGCATGCCACGAAGACTACCGCCAATCTGACGACTAG
- a CDS encoding superoxide dismutase, producing the protein MAFELPDLPYAYDALQPYMSKETLEYHHDKHHNAYVTTGNKLLEGSGLEGQSLEDVVKGSYGKNQALFNNAGQHYNHKHFWNWMKPNGGGKSLPGDLQKAIDSDLGGYDKFREDFIAAGTGQFGSGWAWIAVKNGKLEIMKTPNGENPLVHGATPILGVDVWEHSYYIDYRNARPKYLEAFVDNLVNWEYVDELYQGARG; encoded by the coding sequence ATGGCTTTCGAACTTCCGGACCTGCCGTATGCCTACGACGCGCTGCAGCCCTACATGTCGAAGGAGACGCTCGAGTATCACCACGACAAGCATCACAATGCTTACGTGACGACGGGCAACAAGCTTCTTGAAGGCTCGGGCCTCGAAGGTCAGAGCCTCGAAGACGTGGTGAAGGGTTCCTACGGCAAGAACCAGGCGCTCTTCAACAATGCAGGCCAGCACTACAATCACAAGCACTTCTGGAACTGGATGAAGCCGAATGGCGGCGGCAAGAGCCTGCCCGGCGATCTGCAGAAGGCGATCGACAGCGACCTCGGCGGTTACGACAAGTTCCGTGAGGACTTCATCGCTGCCGGCACCGGCCAGTTCGGCTCGGGCTGGGCATGGATTGCCGTCAAGAACGGCAAGCTGGAAATCATGAAGACGCCGAACGGCGAAAATCCGCTGGTCCATGGCGCCACGCCGATCCTCGGCGTCGATGTATGGGAGCATTCCTATTACATCGACTATCGCAACGCGCGGCCGAAGTACCTCGAAGCCTTCGTCGATAATCTCGTGAATTGGGAATATGTCGACGAGCTTTATCAGGGCGCGCGTGGCTGA
- a CDS encoding cytochrome c, translated as MLTRIVVALVILAAALGTTLWAIAAPDRLPETAFEALGEPDLANGELIFNAGNCASCHGASEESEADDAAVVLTGGHAIESDFGTFHVPNISSGPEGIGDWSFENFANAMLRGVAPDGSNYYPAFPYASYSMMDIGDVNDLWGYLRTLPASDNEAPPHEVSFPFNVNRAIGIWKYLYMPDGAYVSIDPNDMVLRRGQYLVEAVGHCGECHTPRDMLGGLEADQWLAGAPNPSGQGTIPNITPAGSVADWSADDLAYFFESGFTPDFDSVGGSMVAVQRGLATLPASDREAISAYLKAIPEH; from the coding sequence ATGCTGACACGCATCGTGGTCGCGTTGGTCATTCTGGCAGCAGCCCTGGGCACGACGCTCTGGGCCATTGCCGCGCCGGACAGGCTGCCTGAGACGGCGTTCGAAGCCTTGGGCGAGCCGGATCTCGCCAATGGCGAGCTGATTTTCAACGCAGGCAACTGCGCCTCATGTCACGGGGCGTCCGAAGAGAGCGAGGCAGACGACGCAGCTGTCGTTCTGACAGGCGGGCATGCCATCGAAAGCGATTTCGGGACTTTCCACGTTCCGAACATTTCCAGCGGTCCGGAAGGTATCGGCGACTGGAGCTTCGAGAATTTCGCCAATGCGATGCTGCGCGGCGTGGCGCCCGACGGCAGCAACTACTATCCCGCTTTCCCTTATGCATCCTATTCCATGATGGACATCGGCGACGTCAACGACCTTTGGGGCTACCTCCGGACGTTGCCGGCCAGCGACAACGAAGCGCCGCCCCATGAGGTGAGCTTCCCGTTCAACGTCAATCGCGCGATCGGAATCTGGAAATATCTCTACATGCCGGATGGCGCCTATGTGTCGATCGATCCGAACGACATGGTGCTGCGGCGTGGCCAATACCTTGTGGAAGCTGTCGGCCATTGCGGTGAATGCCACACGCCGCGCGACATGCTGGGTGGACTGGAAGCTGATCAATGGCTCGCGGGTGCACCCAATCCGAGCGGGCAGGGCACCATCCCGAACATCACCCCGGCGGGAAGCGTAGCGGATTGGTCGGCGGACGATCTCGCCTACTTCTTCGAATCGGGCTTCACGCCCGATTTCGACAGTGTCGGTGGCTCGATGGTTGCCGTCCAGCGCGGGCTCGCCACGCTGCCGGCTTCAGACCGGGAAGCGATCTCCGCTTATCTCAAAGCCATTCCCGAGCATTGA
- a CDS encoding L,D-transpeptidase yields the protein MSTAMFNAETNPLYRSPLDRGAGIPPSMSPFASMYAPMPQEQFPLPAIPVEQMDPVYLRQLVQDPTGERPGTIVVDTNNHFLYLTRENGEAMRYGVGLGREGFAWQGRAVVQYKRAWPRWTPPDEMVARQPELQPYSIANGGMDPGLDNPLGARALYIFQNGVDTIYRIHGSPEWWTIGKSVSSGCVRMLNQDVIDLHDRVPNGTPILVTGNLPRMVAPTVA from the coding sequence ATGTCCACGGCCATGTTCAATGCCGAGACAAACCCCCTCTATCGTTCGCCGCTTGATCGCGGGGCAGGCATTCCGCCCAGCATGAGCCCCTTCGCGTCCATGTACGCGCCGATGCCGCAGGAGCAGTTCCCGCTTCCCGCCATTCCGGTCGAACAAATGGATCCGGTCTATCTGCGCCAGCTCGTCCAGGATCCGACCGGCGAGCGCCCGGGCACGATCGTCGTCGATACCAACAACCACTTCCTCTACCTGACGCGCGAGAACGGTGAAGCGATGCGCTACGGCGTCGGCCTTGGCCGCGAAGGCTTCGCCTGGCAGGGCCGTGCCGTCGTCCAGTACAAGCGCGCATGGCCGCGCTGGACACCGCCGGATGAGATGGTCGCCCGTCAGCCGGAACTTCAGCCCTACTCCATCGCCAATGGCGGCATGGATCCAGGCCTCGACAACCCGCTCGGCGCCCGCGCTCTCTACATCTTCCAGAACGGCGTCGATACGATCTACCGTATCCACGGGTCGCCGGAATGGTGGACGATCGGCAAGTCCGTGTCGTCCGGTTGCGTGCGCATGCTCAACCAGGACGTCATCGACCTGCACGATCGCGTGCCGAACGGAACGCCGATCCTCGTGACGGGCAACCTGCCCCGCATGGTGGCACCAACCGTCGCCTGA
- a CDS encoding S9 family peptidase, whose amino-acid sequence MTAFKDLPQAPRAERRPISDTRHGVTRTDDYAWLRTANWQEMFKRPETLEPEIRQHLEAENAYQRAALADTAVLRDELFKEMKARIKEDDSSVPSPDGAFAYGTEFVTGGEQPRYFREARDGSGREIILDGDAEAQGRDYFRLAGSSHSPDHSRTIWGYDDKGSEFYTVKVRDLASGQDLEDIVENTGGGGSWCADGSGFFYTRLDENHRPSKIFFHRLGTPVADDRLIYEETDTGFFMGVGGSRLDDFIFIDIHDHETSEFRLLPANDPFAEPKLVAPRETGIEYDLTEGGDVFFILTNADGAEDFKIVEAPVHQPERANWREVVGHKPGRLILAHMAFSRFLVWLERENSLPRIIVRDRETGEEHAIAFDEEAYSLGLQGSLEYDTDIIRFSYSSMTTPSQLFDYDMRTRERTLLKTQEVPSGHNPDDYVTRRVMAPAADGETVPVSLIYHKDTPLDGSAPCLLYGYGSYGITIPASFNTNCLSLVDRGFVYAIAHIRGGKDKGFGWYDKGRREHKLNTFTDFIAAADHLVADGFTSHSKIVAQGGSAGGMLMGAVVNMAPEKFGGIIAAVPFVDVLNTMLDDTLPLTPPEWPEWGNPIASKDAYDLIASYAPYENVTATTYPPIFAIAGLTDPRVTYWEPAKWVARMRETMTGGGPILFKTNMDAGHAGASGRFQRLEEIAHEYAFALKVVGKAA is encoded by the coding sequence TTGACCGCCTTTAAGGATCTTCCACAAGCCCCTCGCGCGGAACGACGTCCGATTTCGGATACGCGCCATGGCGTGACCCGAACCGATGATTATGCGTGGCTGAGAACCGCCAACTGGCAGGAGATGTTCAAGCGCCCCGAGACGCTGGAGCCTGAGATTCGGCAGCATCTGGAGGCCGAAAACGCCTACCAGCGCGCAGCTCTCGCCGACACAGCGGTGCTTCGCGACGAGCTGTTCAAGGAAATGAAGGCGCGGATCAAGGAGGACGATTCCTCCGTGCCGTCGCCGGACGGCGCCTTTGCTTACGGTACCGAATTCGTGACGGGCGGCGAGCAACCGCGGTATTTTCGTGAAGCGCGCGACGGAAGCGGCCGGGAAATCATTCTCGACGGCGACGCGGAGGCGCAAGGACGGGACTATTTCCGCCTTGCCGGATCAAGCCACAGCCCAGACCATTCCCGCACCATCTGGGGCTACGACGACAAGGGCTCGGAGTTCTACACCGTCAAGGTGCGCGATCTCGCCTCGGGGCAGGATCTCGAAGACATCGTCGAGAACACCGGCGGCGGTGGCTCCTGGTGCGCCGATGGCTCGGGCTTCTTCTACACGCGGCTTGACGAAAACCATCGTCCTTCAAAGATCTTCTTCCATCGCCTCGGTACGCCAGTCGCTGACGATCGCCTGATCTACGAGGAGACCGATACGGGCTTCTTCATGGGCGTCGGAGGCTCGCGCCTCGACGATTTCATTTTCATCGACATCCACGACCACGAGACGTCGGAATTCCGCCTCTTACCGGCCAACGATCCGTTTGCCGAGCCGAAGCTCGTCGCGCCGCGCGAAACCGGCATCGAATACGACCTTACCGAAGGTGGCGATGTTTTCTTCATTCTCACAAACGCGGATGGGGCCGAGGATTTCAAGATCGTCGAGGCGCCGGTCCATCAGCCGGAACGCGCCAACTGGCGTGAAGTGGTCGGCCACAAGCCGGGCCGGCTCATCCTTGCGCATATGGCGTTTTCCCGTTTTCTCGTCTGGCTGGAGCGGGAAAACTCGCTGCCCCGCATCATCGTGCGCGACCGTGAGACCGGCGAGGAGCACGCGATCGCCTTCGACGAGGAGGCCTATTCGCTCGGCCTGCAAGGCTCGCTCGAATACGACACCGACATCATCCGCTTCAGCTATTCGTCCATGACGACGCCGTCGCAGCTCTTTGATTACGACATGCGCACGCGTGAGCGGACGTTATTGAAGACACAGGAAGTCCCGTCCGGCCACAACCCGGACGACTATGTGACGCGCCGCGTCATGGCGCCTGCGGCCGATGGGGAAACGGTCCCGGTCAGCCTGATCTATCACAAGGATACGCCGCTCGATGGCAGTGCGCCGTGCCTTCTCTACGGCTACGGCTCCTACGGCATCACCATTCCTGCGTCCTTCAACACGAACTGCCTGTCGCTGGTCGACCGCGGCTTCGTCTACGCGATCGCCCATATCCGCGGCGGCAAGGACAAGGGCTTCGGTTGGTACGACAAGGGCCGGCGCGAGCATAAGCTCAACACCTTCACCGATTTCATCGCAGCGGCAGATCATCTCGTCGCGGATGGGTTCACCAGCCACTCGAAGATCGTCGCGCAGGGCGGGTCGGCCGGCGGCATGCTGATGGGCGCTGTCGTCAACATGGCGCCGGAGAAGTTCGGCGGCATCATCGCGGCCGTGCCATTCGTCGATGTGCTGAACACGATGCTCGACGACACCCTGCCGCTCACCCCGCCGGAATGGCCCGAATGGGGCAACCCGATCGCATCCAAGGACGCCTATGATCTGATCGCCTCCTATGCGCCCTACGAGAACGTGACGGCGACGACCTATCCGCCGATCTTTGCGATCGCCGGACTGACCGATCCGCGCGTCACCTATTGGGAGCCGGCCAAATGGGTCGCCCGCATGCGCGAGACGATGACCGGCGGTGGCCCGATCCTTTTCAAGACGAATATGGATGCGGGGCATGCCGGCGCATCCGGTCGCTTCCAGCGGCTCGAAGAGATCGCGCATGAATATGCGTTCGCGCTCAAGGTCGTCGGCAAGGCCGCCTGA
- a CDS encoding haloacid dehalogenase type II: MTHAAYVFDAYGTLFDVHATVRRHATAIGPQGPALSQLWRAKQLEYSWVRSLMGAYRDFWQLTEEALDFALASMPDVDRSVRATLLDAYFKLDCYPEVPGVLKALKARGAKVAILSNGSPAMLESAVRNAALNDIIDDIFSVDALRIFKTAPEVYELVTTNYRAYPEAISFQSSNRWDIAGAAKFGFRPVWINRSKAPDEYADLAPSLILPSLSGL; this comes from the coding sequence ATGACCCATGCCGCCTATGTATTCGACGCCTATGGCACTCTGTTTGACGTGCACGCTACCGTTCGCCGCCATGCCACGGCCATAGGGCCTCAGGGTCCGGCACTCTCGCAGTTGTGGCGCGCCAAGCAGCTGGAGTATTCCTGGGTCCGCAGCCTGATGGGCGCCTACCGGGACTTCTGGCAATTGACGGAGGAAGCGCTCGACTTCGCCCTTGCCTCGATGCCGGACGTCGATCGTTCCGTGCGGGCCACCCTGCTCGACGCCTATTTCAAGCTCGATTGCTACCCGGAAGTGCCCGGTGTGCTGAAGGCACTCAAGGCACGCGGCGCAAAAGTTGCGATCCTCTCCAACGGGTCGCCGGCAATGCTCGAATCGGCCGTCCGCAATGCCGCGTTGAACGACATCATCGACGACATCTTTTCCGTCGATGCGCTGCGCATCTTTAAGACCGCACCCGAGGTCTACGAGCTCGTCACCACAAACTACCGGGCATATCCGGAGGCGATCTCGTTCCAATCGTCCAATCGATGGGACATCGCAGGCGCCGCAAAGTTCGGCTTTCGGCCGGTCTGGATCAATCGCAGCAAGGCACCGGACGAGTACGCTGATCTTGCGCCATCTTTGATCCTGCCCAGCCTTTCCGGGCTCTGA